One segment of Planctomycetota bacterium DNA contains the following:
- a CDS encoding type II toxin-antitoxin system HicA family toxin, with the protein MPSNVRFAVVRKLFGDAGWSLRHVRGSHHIFAKPGRRPYPVPVHKGQVKHAYVREIKKLLARDDA; encoded by the coding sequence ATGCCAAGCAATGTCCGCTTTGCCGTCGTGCGAAAGCTGTTTGGAGATGCCGGTTGGAGCCTGCGGCATGTCCGCGGTTCCCACCATATCTTCGCCAAGCCGGGGCGCCGTCCCTACCCGGTGCCGGTCCACAAGGGTCAGGTGAAACATGCCTACGTCCGTGAAATCAAGAAGCTCCTTGCCCGTGACGACGCCTGA
- a CDS encoding type II toxin-antitoxin system HicB family antitoxin has protein sequence MTTPEVSAEHERQAAEAADRYAILLERHDDGLFYGRGVEYPYLLGHGKTPAAAYKMAREGLIGSIAVDLASGEKIPEPMSEKRDQQINVRVSTFEKLRIERAAKQAGFRGIADYLRHAALAEA, from the coding sequence GTGACGACGCCTGAGGTGTCGGCAGAACACGAGAGGCAAGCGGCGGAGGCAGCCGATCGCTATGCGATCCTGCTGGAACGCCACGACGACGGCCTGTTCTATGGCCGCGGCGTAGAGTATCCGTATCTGCTCGGTCACGGCAAGACACCGGCAGCCGCGTACAAGATGGCCCGTGAAGGACTGATCGGCTCGATCGCCGTCGACCTCGCAAGCGGCGAGAAGATTCCCGAGCCGATGAGCGAAAAGCGGGATCAGCAAATCAACGTCCGCGTGTCGACATTCGAGAAACTGCGCATCGAACGCGCGGCGAAGCAGGCCGGATTTCGCGGCATTGCCGATTATCTCAGGCATGCTGCACTGGCAGAAGCCTGA